From the Oceanicaulis alexandrii DSM 11625 genome, one window contains:
- a CDS encoding Leu/Phe/Val dehydrogenase → MSLFEHKAFDNHEKVLFATDPATGLKAILAVHSTARGPAVGGCRMWSYPSSAEAVTDVLRLSQGMSYKNIMADLPIGGGKSVIMRPESDFDRQALFEAFGRALESLNGQYISAEDVGVSPDDMVAARRTTRHVVGLPDGTGDPSPVTAKGVFMGIQAAAARGLGSEDLNGVKIAVQGATGHVGAYLCRHLAEAGAELHLADIRAAELHALAKELGATVVEDPNAIYDVDADIFTPCALGAIINPETIDRLKVKVVAGAANNQLETRDMGAELQKRGIFYAPDYVINAGGIINVMGELDARFDAKWVEGKLVTLKATLGEIMDTAAREARPANIVADELARQRLADAAEQKALAAE, encoded by the coding sequence ATGAGCCTGTTCGAGCACAAAGCGTTTGATAATCACGAGAAAGTTCTGTTCGCCACGGACCCGGCGACGGGGCTGAAGGCTATCCTGGCGGTGCACTCCACCGCACGCGGCCCGGCCGTGGGCGGTTGCCGCATGTGGTCGTATCCGTCCTCTGCCGAGGCGGTGACCGACGTGCTGCGTCTGTCCCAGGGCATGAGCTACAAGAACATCATGGCGGACCTGCCCATTGGCGGCGGTAAATCCGTAATCATGCGCCCTGAAAGCGATTTTGACCGCCAGGCGTTGTTTGAAGCCTTTGGTCGTGCGCTGGAAAGCCTCAATGGCCAGTACATCTCTGCTGAAGATGTGGGCGTGTCGCCGGACGACATGGTCGCTGCGCGCCGCACCACGCGCCATGTAGTCGGCCTGCCTGACGGCACGGGCGATCCTTCGCCGGTCACCGCCAAGGGCGTGTTCATGGGCATTCAGGCCGCCGCAGCTCGCGGTCTGGGCTCTGAAGACCTCAATGGCGTGAAGATCGCCGTGCAGGGCGCGACCGGCCATGTGGGCGCCTATCTGTGCCGTCATCTGGCCGAAGCCGGCGCCGAACTGCATCTGGCAGACATTCGCGCCGCCGAGCTGCATGCGCTCGCCAAGGAGCTGGGCGCGACCGTGGTTGAAGATCCCAACGCCATCTACGACGTGGATGCGGACATCTTCACCCCGTGCGCTCTGGGCGCGATCATCAACCCTGAGACCATTGACCGCCTGAAGGTCAAAGTGGTCGCGGGCGCCGCCAACAACCAGCTGGAGACCCGCGACATGGGCGCCGAGCTGCAAAAGCGCGGCATCTTCTACGCCCCTGATTACGTCATCAACGCCGGCGGCATCATCAATGTGATGGGCGAGCTGGACGCGCGCTTCGACGCCAAATGGGTTGAAGGCAAGCTGGTCACCCTGAAAGCCACGCTGGGCGAGATCATGGACACCGCGGCGCGTGAAGCGCGTCCGGCGAACATTGTCGCTGACGAACTGGCGCGCCAGCGTCTCGCGGACGCCGCCGAGCAGAAAGCGCTCGCGGCCGAATAA